AAATCCTATTcaaattttgaaatgattattcTCACTGCTatgcaaacaaatgaataaacaaaaaatgctTGAAGATGGGTAAGAGTGACAGGTCAAGGAccagaggggaagagggaggtaTCCGGGTGTTGGAGTGGGTGTTTGTTAAATTGATGCAAGATCAACTTGTCAAATTAATAGAATCATGCTAACAATAAATGTTGGCAATTACAATTGATGAcaagaaaaatcaatatttattgagtgcaagCTGCCTTATGTTTTCTCCATCAAATTTACACAAACTTATAAGTGTGTTAGAatgagctcatttttttttatccaaaaTGTGTTTATTGAGATGATTTCCCACTCATCTTGATTCAGAGTGCTGTTAGCGCTGCATCCTCCTGAAGGAACATCCTTCTGTAAATCTTGCTTTTCCTCCTGTAGGCAAGCAGAGGACAGTGGAGCAGCCAACACACAAAACTACCATTTGTGCATAGCTAAAGACCGTGGTGATTTTATAGCGTCCTGGGCATTTCACATCCCTAAAATAGGAACTGGGGCTCTGCACCAGGCATTTCTTCTTGtgtttcctcttctcctcttctggagagggaggaaagagataTTTTGCAAGAGGCATGTTCTCGTGGGTAGGTCATCACCGCCAGAAAGGTAGAAGGACTCatttaacagttaaaaaaaatttaactccGACAGTTTGGCTAAAGTCAAACCGCAATTAGCTGAGATTCAAACCAGACAGTAAGATTACTAAGCTGGTACTCtcatatatgtaaatttaattaattaacaaGAATTGTTGAGAACCTACTGCATGCAAAGTCATACACTGTTtctcaagaaaaggaaaacaaatgaagaTGGAAAAAATCTTATAATAGGCTTTTGTTTACTGTTAGGTAATAAAAACATTGAATAAgattttttctgtaaaaataaaagaatataaaactatTTCCAGGCAAGGTGTCAGAGTCCCGTCAGCAGAGAGTGGTTGGCTCATGGGTAGTAAGAAGAATTTACCAACAATAGTATAggtttgaaaaggaaagttttgTTAGATAAAAAGAATGCTGTAGCAGAGTGCAGCCGGGTACTTAGGCAAGAGGACTGAGTGTGCTGCAGTGGATTTTCCTTAGAGGTATTTATGAACCTTAAAGCAGAAGCTTAAGGGTAATGTGGATCACATTAGTCACATAAGTCATGGTAAATGATTACATTTGTAGACATTTTGGTGTCTTCATGTCAGCAAGACTTGCACAATGAATTCTGACATGCATGCATTCCAGAGATGTATAGAAATTCTAGTTACTTATAAATTTTTGgaaacaaaatatgaaatcagATGCCCACTTTAGATAATAGGGAAGTCCGATTATTTCTAAATTCTTCAGATAAGGACTTTTGCCTCTGGATGGTCTGCTTGATAGCCACGTGGTGGACTTTGCTCTGTCATTTTTCCCCTGACAAGCATCTTGGTCAAATCTTTGACCCTTTGTAATCCCCTATGCTCATGTCCACCTGCTGCCTACCAGGGTCTCAAGAAAGGGAAAACAGCATAGTGAAGATGAGCATTGGGTCTGTctggctgcttcctgctgaaAGGGGCTGTGGAGGGgatatgttttgttttccccTTTTTTGTTCTCTGTCATGAAGGGAATGAAGGGTCATGAAAAACTTGTTCACGGTGGGAAGACTAGATTCCATCAACAGGCCCCATGTAAGTGGAAGTTCCTGTTGCCAGCTGGTATTGGGATTGCATAGTCATCTGCGGGTGGAATTGTTGTTATCTGGAAGATATAAACTTAATTAGCACATTTAAAAGGCAGGGACCATATATTAAAAGAAGAATAATTAGGAATAAATGTCGAAGGAATGGGAGAAGCAAAGTGATTTTTGGAAACCAATCAGTTAGGGTTTGGGTCCAGTCTTGGTAACTTTGGGAAAGTATGTGTAGCCCTTTGGCTTGTTTGAAAATGTCTTGGACGCTAGTTTCCACTTCTCCAGACACATTAATGTAGGCGAAACAGGTTTTGTTGATGACAGCACAGACTCCTCCTTTTTCAGCTAGGAGGTAATCTAGAGCTTG
Above is a genomic segment from Pongo pygmaeus isolate AG05252 chromosome 11, NHGRI_mPonPyg2-v2.0_pri, whole genome shotgun sequence containing:
- the LOC129031605 gene encoding small ribosomal subunit protein eS27-like translates to MPLAKYLFPPSPEEEKRKHKKKCLVQSPSSYFRDVKCPGRYKITTVFSYAQMVVLCVGCSTVLCLPTGGKARFTEGCSFRRMQR